In the Hirundo rustica isolate bHirRus1 chromosome 2, bHirRus1.pri.v3, whole genome shotgun sequence genome, AGCAGATCGCGGAGCCAGCCTCAAGCTAgtggaaataaaaagttttctttacCTCCATGTCCTGCAAGAGAGAGGTGTCCTCGGGGCAGTCTTTCCTCCCCACCCCTTTCCCTGTTATCCGTGGGAGCAGTTCAGCCGAGGCGGAGCGGAGCCGAGCCGTGGAGGGAGTGggagatcccagctcctgctcagcccGGACTGACAGAGCCCAGCGAGTGGCCCTGCGCTAGGAACAAGGAAGAAGGGCGGGTGGgtgagaggaagggagggagggaggggagaggagggggaggcaAGGCAATCAGGGTTTAAATTTAGACACAAATCTAAACAGATACTGTCCTTCCCGGAGCGCGGGGCTCGTCAGACGACGAGCAGCAAGCTCTGCCTCCGCGCCCAGCCTCGGGGACACCGCATGTGcatttcctctccctctttctctctcccccttCCTACTTTCTATCACCTTATCTTTattcccctcccacccctccgTTTAGTCTCTGTTTCTCTCCACCGCTTGCAGTTCCTGCCCCGCTATCTCCGCTTCGATCTCCCCGCTGTCCAAACTTccctctcccaggctgcagggtCTCTCGCCTGCTTGTTTGCGAGGGGAGAACCCCTCTCCTAACTgcagctttcctttctcttccttcttttcagtGATCGCACTCAGCGATGAACTGTCCTTGGAAAGGCAGAATAGGAAGGGAGCGAGGATGAGGACTGGGCTGGAACAGAATTTAAGGCGTTGCCCTGGTGCGCGGCTGGGACTCCCAGGAAGGACAAAGATCCAGCCACAGGGTGATCCCGCAGAAGGAAGACAGGGCTTCATTGCGGGCACTAGCAGAGGGTCCCCGTGCAAGGTTGTCACTGTCCAGCTGTCAAGCAGGATCAGCTCCTTCCACCTTGCATTTGTGTCCCACACCACCGGGTCAGGAGGCGCGGGTTGTTCTCCTCTCCCTTCACATTTGTGTGCACTGGAAAAGAGGAGCTTCCGTGGTGGTAGAAAAATTCGGATGGGGAAAAAGAAGCCTCCGGGATGTTTTTGCTGCAGTTTCCCTTTCCACGCTGATCGCAGTGTTGTAAACCGGACATCTCTTTTAGAAACTGTTTGCGTACGCTCGTTCCCAAAGAATTTCAGTCCCCACCTCTGGAGAGCAGGGTAgtgcagaggaatttggaaaCGCTCCCTTTGTCTTCTGCTGGCTTCCTCGCCTTGAGTGCAGCTGCAAAGTGACACAACGTCCTATCGTCATCTTGGCACGATACCTTGGGGGCAGAAGAGAGTTAAAGCGTGTTTTCTAGAAGGGATGCATACTTCTCCTTTGCAGCGTTTCACAAGTCCCTGCTGGCTGCGGCCGAAAACGCTCCAGCATGGATTTAAATGTGAGCATCGTGATATCCCAGCTCCCTGTTACTGATAGTGGTTCTTCCAGTGGAGTTAACTGTTGCTGTCCCGCCTGCTGCAGGACTCCCGTGGAATTTGCAGATTTAAATCGTGGTCCAGTTATCTCCCAGATTCAATGTACAATGGTCACTCTGTCCTCAGCCAAAAGAATGATAGGCTGAGTTGCTGCAATCTGGAGATTGGGCAAGAGGACTAATTAATCTTCTGTTGTTGAAAAACTAGATTAGATGAAACCCCTCTACTGTAAGCAACCAGAAGACGCTGCAACCGTAGACAtaagaaaatctaaaagaaacatgaaaatgaaactACCACTAGTTTGGAAATCGTATAGATTTCTTCAAGTCCCGACAATGGCACATTAGAAGAGGGCATAGAAACTGAGAAGTAGGCTTaaggcagggagggcaggattCTTCCAGTGCCCGTGCTTTGCCTGttgtgggagcaggaggaggatttCAAGCCCAGGGATTTCACTGGACATGGGTCACAGGTTGTTTTCAAGGTATCTGCCGTGTAACACCATCAAAGGCACACCTCCCATGActgtttcctgctgctcaggggctgtttcagtattttctttctgctttcagggGTTCTGCTGTGCAGAGGAAACCGTTTGCCTAGGTgtacagaaaaggaaactgcTAGGCAGAGGCGGTATCTTTTCACCCATACCACTAAAGCAAAGGCTGTTGCAGCTGCCCCACCACAATTCTTCACTCCATTTATTTCTGCCTCCAAGTGTCTTGCCACAAAGCAAATCTTTATTGTCTGCTGGATTCCCTAATGCCATTGCTCTGGGCATGGCACgcagcactcaagagtgcttttgtcattttttcCGTACTTTTGACATTTTTGATGCTAAATCTTCCTTCCTGAAGGAGCAAGGGGCAAATGCACGAAAATACATATGTTTTTCTCCACACAGGAAGACATAAGGTGCGGATTTGTTCTCCTCTTTCTTgtttctggactgaaaaccatAAGGAAATCTGAACAAATGACCCACATGCTTTAGCTGCAAGAGTTTTGAAACAAACCTTATTCAGGGAGGTTCAAGAGAGAAACTGGGTGTTTTACATGATATGCCTTTGCAAGCATTTTGAGGTGTCTTCCAGAATGACTCTTTGCATCCTTCTGTAAAACCCTGCTTACAAATCTGGGATGTAGCAGTGTCTATGAGACTAACTTGCTCTtacaacccccccaaaaattccacatctgttctgctctgcaggaaatatatatatacacacacacacacacatatatatatatatatatagttaccACTAGTGCCATTAAAACAGACTCTGGGGGGAAATTTCATTTGACTGAGAAAATGCTGCAATTGTGGCCCCCTGGATTTTGCAGCTTCCTGTCTGATTCTTTTCAAGACATGTGAGGCCAACACAGCAAATTTCCTTCAGGAGAAATGACTGGCACTCCTGCTACAGGCAGCATGTGGAGGAGAGGTGCAAGGAATTCCTTCATTCCTGCAAAACAGGTGGCATAAGAGGTCCTGCCATGCTCAAAAACACCGTGGGCAACATCTTCCGATTTCCTGCATTTACAAAGGATGGATAATGGAGCCTCTGCAGGGTACTCAGAGGGagcaaaaaaaaggagatgcagAGACATGGATATGATTTATCCAGTTAGTTAAAAGAGCTTTGGAGGGCATCTGAAACTTTGTCTCTGGCACTTGTGTCCGTGCAGTTATCTCATTTGGGTGTGTCTGCCTAGTTGCCAAATCTGGGAAGGTATGTTAGTCAGGGTGGTGGGAGAGCGAAGGGTGGAGGGAGCTGTGGGTTCCTGCAAGACAGACTGCAATTCTGTGCTTTGTTAAGACGTTTGTTGAGGGTTTTAGGACAGCTCACCTGTCAGTGCCAGTATCTGAGGTCATTCTGTCCACCTCTCTGCCCGGCCATGGCTGCTGTTATCCATATAATTTCCCAGAATTCACACCACTAACCAGCAGCTGTTACTATATTTGGGCATTTGACCTCCTGAAAATGGGGTCTCAACCCTTCCTGTCCCCACTCAAGAAACTCAATTctcaactgaaataaaaaaaaggagggggcagggggaaaaTAAGGAAACCACCGAAGAAACAACACTTGCATTTCAAAGACCAATCCTGTTTTGGGTTGGCTTTGCACATCAGGTCTGACACTGGCAGGCCGACAGGAAGCGAACGTGAGCAGCGTTCTTCTATGGGAAACTCACTTTTTGAGCCCAGCGCTCTGCTAAGTGTGCCCTGAGCTGCCTGCCCGTGCCCCTCAGCGCTAAAACAACGGTGTGGATGCTGAGCCTCACCCTCCTCTTCTGGGACTTATCAGCAGGAAGTGAACTCAGCTGGAACGCTTCGTGCCATTGACATTTCTGTGCGCgggtcctgcagctgcagagaagcacTTCTGAGAGCAagaacacacaaacacatgcGTGCCACCACCCAcacggacacacagacacacggacacacgggcCGGCGTGCCAGGCTCTCCGCAGCCCGGGGAACTGATGTCAGTGGGAAAGTCCCCTTACCAAAGGGAATTAAATGGAAGGACGTGGCTGTAAAGTGGCTCTCACTGAGCTGGATTGGAATGTGAGTTTGTGTGTTTTCCGTGGTGGCCAcgtaaaaaaaaattaggtggTAGAGTCTAACTGAAAGGTTGAATCATTTCACATGTTCCTGACTGTCAGCTGGTGCCTGAGCGCTAACATCGTGGTTCAGACTAACCAGGCTTCTGAATTAGGGCTTCCTAATTGCCAAAAGCCTGTCTCTAAGCAAAGTTTAAAAGTGCTGTATGGCACAGGGAGCATTTCACCTCGTAACAATGAAATCACAGTGAGGATGATCACCCTGTTCCCACTTGTTGTTCAGATAACTGGTGTCATCTCCTGCAGAACCTAAATGTCTTTGGGGAGCTCTTCTTTCACTGCTGATCGGCCTGACTTCAGAGAACAAACTGAGCTGGGCTGTTAAGAGGCATGGCTGCATTGTACTCATAGAGTGGTGGGACAAATATTATCAGCATGAGCCACTGACAGATTGCTTCCAGACTGAACAATTCCTCTATAGTCACTAGTTTTAGTACACTGGGCTTAatacaaaccaacaaaaccagtCAGAACATGGCTGCTGACACAATTCTGGGTACACGTGCTGGTTTTGATTACACTGTTCTCAGGCCAGTCCTACTGCCCACCTCTCAAGTGTCCTAGAAAGCAGCGCCACAAGCCAGCACTTCCACATGCATGCAGCCCAAGCTCTGACTGAACAAGGTTTTCTGACTGGAAATGGAACAACATTTCTTGTCCCTAACAGGTTAAGCCCAGAGGAAGCTTGCCTTGCCACTGCCTGCATGGTGGCtgttaaaaaagtaaaaggactTTTGGCTGAACACCGGGCCAGCGCTGTAACAACTTCACCTATCTCCTAAAAAAATACACCAAGGAAAGAGTCACAAGCTAAATTCCCAGCCAAGGTCATTCAGGAAGTCTGAGGGTGAGAACAAATAAATGTCTTGGGCACAAGCATGCAACACCTCTCTGCTCAGCAAAGGTCTGCGTTGTGTGCCACTTCTAGCAGCGGCAGGGCTGGTATCTCCCGAGGAGAGAATCTAACCAACATTTTTAGAAACAATTTGCATGGTGGGTCTCATGTGGCACCAAGCATTGGCACTTCAAAGCTCTGAGCACTCCAGCTTTTGCCAGAGCTGACTCACAGGTCAGTCTCTTCTGTCAAAGGCAGCGGCAAGCGACTTTAATCCCCCCCCAAGTGACTTTAATCACCCTGGCTGTCATTTGGATGCGGAGAGCGGGCCTGGCTCGGGAACCAAGCGCTGCACACAGCGAGACTGCACAGCCCCCGAGTGTTATCTGGACACAGAAAGGTTTCTGTTCACACACAGACTGCACGACCTAGACAGGAAGCCTGGACCAGAGCACAGCTAGGCTGTGTCTGAGGAGAAACCGTGCCCAGCCCATCCAGCAACCAGGCTGTCTACAGAGCGAGCTGGCTCAGGGAaaaccagctctgcagagggcagACAAAACGTGACGCAAGCCAGGATGGAGACCTTGCCCACCTTCAGCCTAAAATACACCTACTCTGGGGACACAGCCTGAAGCCCATCACATATAAAACACACTGAAATTAAGATTCTTCCATGAACTCAACCTTGGAGGAAGTCTACTTGGCTCCATTTATGGTGAGATATTACTGTCTTTTTGCTGGCTTTTAAATGCAGCGAGGCACATGAGTTGAAAAGGAGAACTGGTAGTGCCTAGCAATACTTTCTTGACCCTGTTATGCAAGGATGCTGAGAGCCCCTAGACAATattgcagcacagcagagagaatccttctcctttctctgaGATCTAGCTGAGGAAGTGAGAGAGCCTAGTGGCTGCacatcagggttttttttctttttatttttcctacaaAAATTTTTAGCTTCtcctgaacacctccaggagaaggcagcagcagaaggctCCATGTGTCCTGGAGAGGAGGCAGGGATTTCTGCCCACACTCTGGAGGCAAAGGGGatcctggaggaaaaaatattttgttttgcctgtACAGGACAGCAGATAAAGAGTAGGGGATGGATGGGTTCAGCCCAGTGGGATGATCCATGTAGCCCGCTATAaactgtgggagctgtggggcacCTGGGGCAGATGGTGGTCACAGGGTAAGTTAATTTGGCTTTCTCAGTGCTACACTGCTGTTTACATAGTGTGGACTTACTTGGATCCAGGTGGAAATATGGAAATCCACCATCTTTTAGTCCAAGTGGAATCAAGTCTCATCATTACCCCCATTTAAAGCATCTCTGTACAAATCTTTATAAGGTTACTGGGCCCAAAGTGACGGATAAGATAACCTAGCTCAGTGTTTATTTGGGCAAGTAATGCTTGGAAGAGCCTTCAGTGGAAGCTGGAATGGTGTTCAACTATCAAAACCAAGCCTTGTAGAGGCAAGGGCTCTGACACACACGGCAAAACATTCTGTGGGCTTTGTGGTCTGAAACAGACAGTCCCTGCCGCTGTGATTAAAGGATAAGGTTTTCCCAAGGGAAGGCTGGGCCCCAAACACCTGTGGTGACACAGAACCAGACTTAGAGACTGATCTAGCAGCGGGCAGGTATAGCGGGGCCGATGGTGCCACCCCCTGGATTGCAGAATGACAGAATCATTATGGTTGGGAATGAACTTTAGGATCACCGAGTCCACCTGTTGACCCAGCACCCCGTGCTCACCATTGAAGCAggtcctcaagtgccacatccacgcggtttttggacacttccaggatgCGACAGACTTCCCCAGGCACACAAAGCAGGGGCGATGCCGGGAGGCGGCTGCTGCCGGGCGCGGCGCCATGGCCGATCCCGCTCGCCCGGACCCCGCAGAACGGGCCGGCTCCGAGCCGGGGAGTGCCGGAGGGGGGGACTGGCTCGGCACAGGCGGGAGCCGCCGGGACATGGCTGGGACATGTCGGGAACGACACCGGGACATCCCcgggacacggcggggacaTTCCCGGGACAtccccggggcacggcgggAACATCGCCCACAGCCGCGTCCCGCCAGCGCCCCCCGCAGGCCAgcggcagcgctgccagctccttccccttcccggCTGGGCGGGGAGccgctcctggtgctccagggaAACCGGTCTGTCATTGTCCCTCCGGACTCGGCACCGGGGAGGGCACACCtccagtgctgtgcccagttcCGGGCCCCTCACTCCAAGGAAtacattgaggtgctggagcggATCCAGAGAAGGAAAGGGTCTGAAGTGTTATGAGGAGccactgagggagctgggagtgtttagtctggagaaaaggaggttcaggggggacctgaaaggagggtgtagccaggcGGGgattggcctcttctcccagggaatgagcgacaggatgagaggaaatcccctcgagctgtgccaggagaggttcaggttgggcatcaggaagaatttcttcacagaaagggtgattagacattggaatgggctgctcaCTGGAGGCGCTGGAGTCACTCTCCCGGGAGGCGTTCAAGGAAAGGCTGGCTGTGTCACTCGGTGCCATCGTCCGGGTCACTCGGCGATTTTGGGGTCTTTTTCCCTCAATTCGGTGACGCAGAGCAGGGCTCCCATTGGCTGCTGGGCAGCCGGTGACTCCGCCCCCTCCCGGGCCGCGCTCTCGGCGTTGTTTACAGCGCCTGCACGCATCGTCCCGCCCCCAGCGGCTCTCATTGGCTGAGGAGCGCAGATCGCGCGAGTCTATTGGCTGGCAGCGGGGGTGGTGGCTCGTCCCCCCCCGAGGTTGTCGCTCATTGGCTCGGAGAGGCAGGCAGCGCTGCTCCCATTGGCGGGGCGAGGCGGGGCCCTCCCCTCCTGGCGCGGTGCGTGGGCGGTGCGGACGGGCCCGGCAGTCGGTGGCCGGCACCGTCCGCGGTGGGATGTCCCGGTCCGCGGCTATGCGGGGAgccgtgtccgtgtccccaGCTGGCCGGGCGGTCATGGCgcggctgctgctcctcctgtgcGCCGCATCGGGGTTGCTGGTGGCGGCCGTGGCGGCCATCCCCCCGCCCGAGGAGGCGGCGCGCATGGCGCGCTACGTCCTGCACAGCTGCGACTGGGGCGCGCTGGCCACGCTGTCGGCGCAGGAGGGGCTGCGCGGCCGCCCCTTCGCCAACATCTTCTCCCTCAGCGACGGCCCGCCCGGGCCCTGCGGCGGCAGCGGCGTCCCCTACCTGTACCTGACCGACATGGAGATCTCGGTGCAGGACCTGGAGGTGAGCGGGGAGGGCCGTGACGCGGCGCCGGCACCGCGGGTGTGGAGTGACCCCACGAAGGACACTCGGGGAAGCGCCCGGGTTGCTCGGGGCTGCGCAAGGGGTGACCGCAAGGTAGAGCGTGACAGCGCTAGTTCGCAGAGCCACGGCGtcgctggggctggcagggacctcTGGGGGTGATTCAGCCCAGCCCCTTGCCACGGCAGGGTCGCCTCgggcaggtgacacaggaacgtGTCCGGGTAGGGCTCTCCAGAGAGGGGAAaatccaccacctccccgggcagctgTGTCAGTGCACTGCCACCCTCAGCGTAAAATTCTTCCTTATCTGTGTTTTGGTCTGTGGCTGTTCCATGGATGTCGCCCCGTTTGTCAGCCCTGGGGACAATTATTATAGTCCATGAGCGGTGCTGTCTGTGGTGACAGTCAGGAGGTGTCCTGAGGAGTTCCTGCTGATCATCATAGTCttgagaaagaaagggaagcaCCAGGCAAAGGAAGTGTCTGCAGCTTCCAGAAGCACTGAGCAAAGAAATGAGGCACCGTGAAATATTTGAACAGAGAaaatttcacacacacacaaaaaaaaaaagtcaaaaggaCTGGAACTTGTCAGTGTGGGACCTGAGCAAAGAGAATCCTTACCGAGCCTGGTAAGATTAACCTGGAGGTTACCATAAAGGGAAGCACGCATGGAAAGGCAGTGTTGGCATGCTGAGACTCTGAGTGTGTAATTGGCCTTGTCCCAGATCTTTTGTGGCCAAGAGTTTGCTCAAAACTTAATGAAATAGCAGTTGTATGCCTCTTTTATTAGACTTGTTTGTTTCAGTAACTGTTACAATATTAGTAAGCACAAAACAATGGTAATTTTTCAGACTGTTTtatcattttttgtttgttccctGTCAGGTTTTAGTTTGTTACCTCGAAATAGTTTAATTATGTGTCTAAGTAAGTTTAATTATGTGTGGTGAGTAATTTATTTTGCCTGATACCTTTCTTTCCATCCCAGATACAGCTGCTTGCTTTCAAAATAACATAAAACCCAAGGTACAAACTGgtaatgaatattttcttcagaaagctCCTCAACAGGTCcttattttgctgcttctggACATGTGATAGTCACGGGCAGAGGTGAAGGTGCTGAATAATCATGAGTCAGCTTTTTGGGAGTTAAGCAACTTCCTATCTCTCAAGTCCTTGCTTCTGTTTCATGAGATCACCCCGTAGTGTTCAGGTGACTTTGGAGGGTTTCTCTTGGACGTGAACCCTTCTGATGAAACTTCTCAAAGCAGGGGAATTTCCTTTACTGGAGGATAATGACCCTTAGTACGTGGCATTCTGCAGTCCGGTTTAGCACCAATGCTCTTCAAGCCGTGGTCGCCAAATTAgtttttagaaaaacaatcaGGTATGGGTTCTTTAGTTCTTCAAGTTAGGTGTTTCACTTAAATACTCAGAAGTTTTTTAAAACCTGACTtctaaaattcattttaaatgcCAAAAGAGCTGTTTGAGGGAGCCACGAGACTGTTTtgaagagatttttgtttttgttctgagTAATTTTACCAGCAGTTGTGAAGCTCAGTTGGTTGCCTTGTCAGTAACACTTTGCCCTTCCACCAGAATTAACCTGATGGAAGTTCACGGTATGTCCTTATCTTCTGTACTGTCTCTGTGTCTGTAAATTGTAATATATCACCATTTGCACGTGAAATAGGTAGGCTGAATTCAGAGTTTTAAGGAGTGTTGTTCTGTGAGGTTTGCATTTTATGTTAACAAGCTTCAGCACACCTCTGAACTGGGCTTTATTTCAAATTCAGAGCTCGCCCAAGGAGCCTTTCAGATGAGATTAGGAAAAGGTGATGACAGCTTTGTTCTTCTTGCAGTATTACCGAGCTGAATAAACTACCCAGAGCTGAAAATGTGGTGGGtgtgacatttttttccacGAAAGAAAAGTCAGCATAAACCTCTTCTCTTACTTCTTGCATTTCAGGTCAATGCAAATGCCTCCTTGACTGTGTCTTTGGCAGAGACTCCTTACTGCAGGAAGCACAGATACGATCCCCAGAACCCCCTCTGTGCCCACATAATCTTCGCTGGGAGCATCCTAAAGGTAAGCGGCTGAAAGCTGCACGAGGCCATGCTGTGTGCATCAAGTAGAGATTTGTTTagtggagagagaggagaaaggtgAGCAATTCTGTGCAAAAGCATAGGCTGACATGTTCTGTGCTGTGATATCCAAAGGCCAGCTCATAGTTTGTGGGAGGAAAACGAAGTTACAACTTGATTTTTTGCAGGAGCTTTGTTGATATGCCTTTAGCATGGAGTTTGTGGGGGACAATAATGCAGGAAACCTCCCTCATTCCTGTCAGTGCTGTCAGTGTGTTCTGAAACTAAGAAGTCTGAGGCCATTATTTTGGAAAAACCTTCATACTTCATTCACATCTCTCTTGCTCAGTTAAATCCTTTGTTTCAAGCAGTGTGGCATGCCTGCTTCTGAAACTCTGTTGCAGTAAATACTAACCTGAGCTACGAAG is a window encoding:
- the CREG1 gene encoding protein CREG1 — encoded protein: MSRSAAMRGAVSVSPAGRAVMARLLLLLCAASGLLVAAVAAIPPPEEAARMARYVLHSCDWGALATLSAQEGLRGRPFANIFSLSDGPPGPCGGSGVPYLYLTDMEISVQDLEVNANASLTVSLAETPYCRKHRYDPQNPLCAHIIFAGSILKVNDSEADLAKKALFSRHPEMESWPKDHNWFFAKFNITNIWVLDYFGGLKIVTPEEYYSVKP